In the Aneurinibacillus soli genome, one interval contains:
- the ppnP gene encoding pyrimidine/purine nucleoside phosphorylase, with protein sequence MTTFENVRIAKEANIYFDGKVTSRNVLFADGTKKTLGIMMPGEYEFSTSLKEEMDITAGKLEYKLNGQDWQTIDGSGVFYVPANESFQLKVHTVVDYCCSYLAE encoded by the coding sequence ATGACGACTTTTGAAAATGTACGTATAGCAAAAGAAGCAAACATTTATTTTGATGGGAAAGTTACAAGCCGGAACGTTCTATTTGCAGACGGCACAAAAAAAACGCTGGGCATTATGATGCCGGGAGAGTATGAATTCTCTACTTCACTCAAAGAAGAAATGGACATTACAGCAGGCAAGCTTGAATATAAACTGAATGGGCAGGACTGGCAAACGATTGACGGAAGCGGCGTATTTTATGTACCTGCTAATGAAAGTTTTCAACTGAAAGTACATACTGTTGTCGATTACTGCTGCTCCTATTTAGCAGAGTAG
- a CDS encoding FAD-dependent oxidoreductase codes for MAENHSAKAKLPQFPEPYWRDAKGLPSFPKLNYDIKVETAIIGGGISGITTAYLLAKEGVKVALIDAGTLLNGTTGHTTAKITAQHDLIYHELMQTIGKEQAALYYQANTNALHFIKNTVAEHKIECDLTEEDAYIYTNSEEYVSKLHDEFTSYQEIGIDSEYVESIPLPLQTKAAIVMKKQAQFHPVAYLFSLVRFITEAGGAIYENTTAVDIEEGSQPKIITREGHTITCDNAIICSHFPFYDGSGFYFSRMYAERSYVLGIKIKQDYPGGMYLSAENPKRSLRYTMMNGEKLVLLGGESHKAGQGICTFKHYEALQAFGAETFDIKEIPYRWSTQDLITLDKIPYIGRLTSNSPNIFVATGYRKWGMTNGTTAALLLKDLIAQRDNPYAELYSPSRFNADPSVKNFIVQNADVAKHLIIGKLEVVFTKAEDLSNDEGAVVTVNGKRAGAYKDRNGTLHLVDTTCTHMGCEVEWNDGERTWDCPCHGSRFSVDGDVIEGPAEQPLKKVEEE; via the coding sequence ATGGCCGAAAACCATTCAGCAAAAGCTAAGCTGCCACAGTTTCCAGAACCGTACTGGAGGGATGCAAAGGGTCTCCCTTCCTTTCCAAAACTCAACTACGATATAAAAGTAGAAACCGCAATCATCGGAGGAGGAATCTCCGGAATTACAACCGCCTACTTGCTGGCAAAAGAAGGAGTAAAAGTCGCACTCATCGACGCTGGTACACTCTTAAATGGAACAACGGGTCATACTACCGCAAAAATAACGGCGCAGCATGATCTTATTTATCACGAACTTATGCAGACTATCGGGAAAGAACAGGCTGCGCTTTATTATCAAGCAAATACGAATGCCCTTCACTTCATAAAAAATACCGTTGCGGAGCACAAAATCGAGTGTGATCTGACAGAAGAAGATGCATACATCTACACAAACTCCGAGGAATATGTAAGCAAATTACACGACGAATTTACATCGTATCAGGAAATAGGGATCGACAGTGAATACGTAGAATCAATTCCTCTCCCGCTGCAAACAAAAGCCGCTATCGTGATGAAAAAACAAGCTCAGTTTCATCCCGTTGCTTACTTATTTAGTCTGGTCCGCTTTATTACGGAAGCAGGCGGTGCCATATATGAAAACACGACAGCTGTAGATATTGAAGAAGGATCTCAGCCCAAAATCATCACAAGAGAAGGACATACAATTACTTGTGATAACGCAATCATATGTTCACACTTCCCTTTCTATGATGGAAGTGGTTTTTACTTCTCCCGGATGTATGCCGAAAGATCGTACGTACTCGGAATCAAAATAAAACAAGACTATCCTGGCGGTATGTATCTAAGCGCAGAAAATCCGAAACGTTCCCTGCGCTACACAATGATGAATGGAGAAAAACTTGTATTACTAGGTGGAGAAAGTCATAAAGCCGGGCAAGGAATCTGCACGTTCAAACATTATGAAGCACTCCAAGCTTTTGGTGCGGAAACCTTCGACATAAAAGAAATTCCCTATCGATGGTCAACTCAAGACTTGATCACCCTCGATAAAATCCCTTATATCGGGCGGCTTACTTCTAACAGTCCGAATATTTTTGTCGCAACAGGATACAGAAAATGGGGGATGACGAACGGAACTACTGCTGCACTACTTCTCAAAGATTTAATCGCGCAACGAGACAATCCTTATGCCGAACTTTATTCCCCATCCAGATTTAATGCTGATCCAAGCGTAAAAAACTTTATCGTCCAAAATGCTGATGTTGCCAAACATTTAATCATAGGAAAATTGGAAGTAGTCTTTACAAAAGCGGAGGACTTGTCTAACGATGAAGGAGCCGTCGTTACGGTGAATGGCAAACGAGCAGGGGCGTATAAGGACCGGAATGGAACACTGCACCTTGTTGATACGACCTGTACGCATATGGGATGTGAAGTCGAATGGAACGATGGAGAACGAACTTGGGACTGCCCCTGCCATGGTTCACGATTTTCTGTCGATGGTGATGTAATCGAAGGACCGGCTGAGCAACCTTTGAAAAAGGTAGAAGAAGAATAA
- a CDS encoding (deoxy)nucleoside triphosphate pyrophosphohydrolase has translation MKKVDVVGAVLVNENDEILCALRSQAMSLPGMWEFPGGKIEAGESPQDALRREIKEELGIEITVGELIADVTHEYPAVIVRLLTYYARMINSEVVPIAAEHEKLEWLGRDELAKLEWAPADIPTVERIYRV, from the coding sequence ATGAAAAAAGTAGACGTAGTCGGAGCTGTGCTTGTTAACGAAAACGATGAAATTTTGTGTGCGCTTCGTTCGCAAGCAATGTCATTGCCTGGAATGTGGGAGTTTCCTGGTGGAAAGATTGAAGCGGGAGAAAGTCCGCAAGATGCGCTAAGACGAGAAATCAAGGAAGAGCTTGGGATCGAGATTACAGTAGGGGAGCTTATTGCTGATGTGACACATGAATATCCGGCTGTTATTGTACGGCTATTAACGTATTATGCGAGAATGATCAATAGCGAAGTGGTGCCGATTGCTGCGGAACATGAAAAACTGGAGTGGCTCGGACGGGATGAGCTTGCGAAGCTGGAGTGGGCACCAGCAGATATTCCAACGGTGGAGAGAATCTATCGTGTATAA
- a CDS encoding 5'-nucleotidase C-terminal domain-containing protein, with translation MGKTTVALDGDRTHVRTQETNLGNLIADTMLAKAAELKGATLAIMNGGGIRASIEEGPITLGQIKTVLPFDNSLTILDVTGEQIIQALENGISKAEAQEGAFPQIAGMRFVWNKAAKPGNRIVRVETKNQDGSYTVLDPAKTYRMATVKFLSDGGDGYTMFTEAKNKEDLYIADYDAFVDYVKAHGGTVIPKVEGRILEQSAK, from the coding sequence ATCGGAAAAACAACCGTCGCACTTGATGGCGACCGTACCCATGTCCGGACGCAGGAGACGAATCTTGGAAATCTCATTGCCGATACGATGCTCGCCAAAGCTGCCGAACTTAAAGGAGCTACGCTGGCCATTATGAATGGCGGTGGCATCCGCGCTTCCATCGAAGAGGGGCCGATTACACTCGGTCAGATCAAAACGGTTCTGCCATTTGATAACAGCCTGACGATTCTTGATGTGACAGGCGAGCAAATTATTCAGGCGCTTGAAAATGGCATAAGCAAGGCAGAAGCTCAGGAAGGAGCATTTCCACAAATCGCTGGCATGCGTTTTGTGTGGAATAAAGCGGCCAAACCAGGCAATCGAATCGTTCGAGTAGAAACGAAAAATCAGGATGGTAGCTATACAGTGCTTGACCCAGCGAAAACATATCGAATGGCAACGGTTAAGTTCCTGTCTGATGGTGGAGACGGATATACAATGTTTACCGAAGCAAAGAATAAAGAAGATCTTTATATTGCGGACTACGATGCTTTCGTGGACTATGTAAAAGCACATGGTGGCACTGTGATACCTAAAGTAGAAGGACGTATCCTAGAGCAGTCCGCAAAATAA
- a CDS encoding metallophosphoesterase, whose translation MHTNDTHAHLDNAAQRASLIKQIRSEAKNTLLLDAGDVFSGDLYFTEWKGQADVQLMNFVGYDAMALGNHEFDKGPATLAAFIQNAQFPVVNANYDFTKDASLKGWVQQPITIPDTTHKTKPGIYPYVSKQIDGQLVAIIGVTTEDTAKSSSPGKDIVIHDAFPAVEKTIADINKQGINKIIVISHLGYPRDKEMARQVEGIDVIVGGHTHTKIDKPEIVADDATPTLVVQANEYGKYIGRADLTFDENGVIQTNNVQVKLYPVEKTTPEHPKVKPLLDTYKAQLSSD comes from the coding sequence ATGCATACAAATGATACACATGCTCATCTTGACAATGCGGCACAGCGTGCTTCGCTCATCAAGCAAATTCGAAGTGAAGCGAAGAACACCTTATTGCTGGATGCTGGGGACGTATTTTCGGGGGACTTGTACTTTACCGAGTGGAAAGGGCAAGCGGATGTGCAGTTGATGAATTTTGTCGGCTATGACGCAATGGCGCTCGGTAACCACGAATTTGACAAAGGCCCTGCCACACTTGCTGCCTTCATCCAAAATGCGCAATTCCCTGTCGTAAATGCCAACTATGATTTCACCAAAGATGCATCCTTAAAAGGATGGGTACAGCAGCCGATTACAATCCCAGACACAACCCACAAAACAAAGCCCGGTATTTATCCATATGTTAGTAAGCAAATAGATGGCCAGCTCGTAGCCATCATCGGTGTCACAACAGAGGATACAGCTAAATCATCAAGTCCGGGCAAAGACATTGTGATACATGACGCCTTCCCGGCAGTCGAAAAAACAATCGCTGACATTAACAAGCAAGGCATTAATAAAATCATTGTCATAAGCCATCTTGGCTACCCGCGCGATAAGGAAATGGCACGGCAAGTAGAGGGCATCGATGTGATTGTTGGCGGACATACCCATACGAAGATCGACAAGCCGGAAATCGTAGCGGATGACGCTACACCGACGCTTGTTGTGCAGGCGAATGAATATGGCAAGTATATCGGTCGGGCAGATCTTACATTCGACGAGAACGGAGTAATTCAGACAAACAACGTGCAGGTAAAGCTTTATCCGGTTGAAAAAACCACACCGGAACATCCCAAAGTGAAGCCACTACTTGATACATACAAGGCACAGTTAAGCTCAGATTAA
- a CDS encoding ATP-binding protein, whose translation MLAIDSSYIEACRERCVRKGLDPDIIPVPNLLAAKDLAERKEWYNEILEMTNFFANKLLFFGKHPVVLCVTDSQSAILDMYGDEGILQSVQHIGIVPGAVYREQEMGINTVSLALEHNKPIKILGNEHYHTYLAESACYSVPFCYEGRDGLTGTLSILTTLENATDMYLGILLAVVESVGRELLLRKQNQKLFMLNQILEKQIMASEKFSAVGKLAAGFAHEIRNPLTSISGFIQLLQEKETVSHKDVLYFGIIRSELARINKLVTDFVGVAKPEAQAVSKKDDIKKVLDEMVIFMQSQALLCNVEIVYKAPDIPVVMEFNEMQMKQVVMNLLQNAIEAMPNGGQIVVVLSEEAGFVSIRVQDKGIGMTEDEQQQVLQPFFTTKESGLGLGLSICCRIIENHQGQIEIDSQKGEGTTFHIKLPKR comes from the coding sequence ATGTTAGCTATTGATTCATCTTATATCGAAGCCTGCCGGGAGCGCTGTGTGCGGAAAGGGCTTGATCCGGATATAATACCTGTACCAAATCTGCTTGCGGCTAAAGATCTTGCAGAGCGAAAAGAGTGGTACAATGAAATATTGGAAATGACGAATTTCTTTGCAAATAAACTCCTGTTCTTTGGGAAGCATCCCGTTGTGCTTTGTGTGACAGACTCGCAGTCGGCCATTCTAGACATGTACGGGGATGAAGGAATTCTGCAATCGGTTCAACATATAGGTATAGTGCCAGGAGCTGTATATCGGGAACAGGAGATGGGAATTAATACGGTGTCCCTTGCGCTCGAACATAACAAGCCGATAAAAATTCTTGGAAATGAGCATTATCATACATATCTTGCTGAGTCTGCTTGTTATTCCGTTCCTTTCTGTTATGAGGGAAGAGATGGTCTTACCGGAACACTGTCCATTTTGACAACGCTTGAAAATGCGACGGATATGTATCTTGGGATTTTGCTTGCTGTTGTGGAATCAGTCGGACGTGAATTGCTGCTTCGCAAACAAAATCAGAAGCTGTTCATGCTGAATCAAATTCTTGAGAAGCAAATCATGGCCTCTGAGAAATTTTCAGCGGTTGGAAAGCTGGCAGCCGGGTTCGCACATGAAATTCGCAATCCGCTCACATCGATTTCTGGGTTTATCCAGCTGCTTCAAGAGAAAGAGACAGTTAGTCACAAAGATGTACTTTATTTTGGAATTATTCGCAGCGAGCTTGCACGCATTAATAAGCTCGTTACTGATTTTGTTGGAGTAGCCAAGCCAGAGGCACAAGCGGTGAGTAAGAAAGATGATATCAAAAAAGTGCTCGATGAAATGGTTATTTTCATGCAGAGTCAGGCATTGTTGTGCAATGTGGAGATCGTATATAAGGCTCCGGACATCCCAGTTGTTATGGAATTTAATGAAATGCAGATGAAGCAAGTCGTGATGAATTTGTTGCAAAATGCGATAGAGGCAATGCCGAATGGCGGGCAGATTGTTGTCGTGCTGTCAGAAGAAGCTGGATTTGTATCGATTCGTGTGCAGGACAAAGGGATTGGCATGACAGAAGACGAACAGCAACAGGTGTTACAGCCGTTTTTTACCACAAAAGAAAGTGGACTTGGGCTTGGTCTGTCGATTTGCTGCCGTATCATCGAAAATCATCAGGGACAAATCGAAATCGACTCGCAAAAAGGGGAGGGAACCACGTTTCATATCAAACTCCCGAAACGATAA
- a CDS encoding SwmB domain-containing protein — translation MKNQKKKATARAMAAVALLTSLFTVTPIGTHQVQAATDTTPPHLESILSSGDTITLTYDEELTLPDDPESNPEPNPDSPPGPHPGFPLPLLPTYTVHTSSGDTTIDTSRPPEGNTITLTPDPPINNPATIQYSGYIRVSDLAGNLDTSLDTPKEIIDNSHDTTPPQLVRSIISTDDIKLFYNEPLNPDEIDPADYKITVNGEPQAVGYAEIRGGMVRLIPNRGAIAFGDKVDLTYEAAKTTSPLQDKSGNKAENIGISAQATDLTPPELDREGIFVWKNELRFGLTEPIRLHSPGDTLADAFTLRVGSRTINVTGCSISASNRLLTLVLDDSVEYGESGIYLNYIGGNRIEDLARNPLAPFSNLRVTNQSSARSLLSIAIKDSSPLILPVGGKYLLTVQAFYSKGDPRDKIASLASYTWDNPNCATADTGWVTATAEGTTTITASYQGKTASIPVTVISEADYKKGLRDRLDPTHTGITLGTIIKFLRANPLEDFNMDGAINNDDVTYLMQLVSPKKTT, via the coding sequence ATGAAAAATCAAAAAAAGAAGGCGACTGCCCGAGCAATGGCGGCTGTAGCTCTGCTGACTTCACTCTTCACCGTTACACCTATAGGAACGCACCAGGTACAGGCCGCTACGGATACCACTCCTCCCCATCTCGAAAGCATTCTATCAAGCGGTGATACGATCACATTAACGTATGATGAAGAATTAACGCTCCCTGATGACCCGGAATCAAACCCGGAACCAAACCCTGACTCACCTCCGGGCCCACACCCAGGCTTTCCCCTCCCGCTTCTACCAACTTATACGGTACATACCTCTAGTGGGGATACTACGATAGACACCAGCAGGCCGCCTGAAGGAAATACAATCACTCTTACGCCTGATCCTCCCATCAACAATCCAGCTACTATTCAATATAGTGGTTATATACGTGTAAGCGATCTCGCTGGTAATCTTGATACTTCTTTGGATACACCAAAAGAAATAATCGATAATTCTCACGATACAACGCCTCCACAACTTGTTCGCTCCATTATAAGCACAGACGATATTAAACTGTTCTATAACGAACCTTTGAATCCTGATGAAATTGATCCAGCTGATTACAAAATAACAGTAAACGGAGAACCACAAGCCGTAGGTTACGCTGAGATTCGTGGCGGCATGGTTAGATTGATACCAAATAGAGGAGCTATAGCGTTTGGAGACAAGGTAGATTTGACGTACGAAGCAGCAAAGACGACTAGTCCTTTGCAGGATAAAAGCGGCAATAAGGCGGAGAATATTGGAATTTCTGCACAGGCTACTGATTTGACCCCCCCTGAATTAGATCGAGAGGGCATCTTCGTGTGGAAAAATGAATTAAGGTTCGGATTAACAGAACCGATTCGACTTCACTCCCCTGGAGATACCCTTGCCGATGCCTTTACTCTTCGTGTAGGTTCACGAACTATTAACGTTACAGGCTGCAGCATCTCAGCGTCAAATAGGCTGCTTACCCTGGTGTTAGATGATTCTGTAGAATATGGAGAGTCTGGTATTTACCTGAATTATATTGGTGGAAACAGAATTGAAGACCTGGCCAGAAATCCTTTAGCTCCATTTTCAAATCTTCGTGTAACCAATCAATCTTCCGCCCGCTCACTCTTATCCATTGCAATAAAGGATTCTTCTCCTTTAATTCTTCCAGTTGGCGGGAAATATCTTTTAACCGTACAGGCGTTCTATAGTAAAGGAGATCCGCGAGACAAAATTGCATCACTTGCCTCTTATACATGGGATAACCCGAATTGCGCCACCGCAGATACAGGCTGGGTTACAGCTACTGCAGAAGGCACGACCACCATTACGGCATCTTACCAGGGGAAAACAGCATCGATTCCTGTTACAGTCATATCCGAAGCCGACTATAAAAAGGGCCTCCGAGACCGACTGGATCCTACTCATACCGGGATTACGCTCGGTACTATCATCAAATTCCTGCGAGCAAATCCCTTAGAAGACTTCAACATGGATGGTGCAATCAATAATGACGACGTTACGTATCTCATGCAATTAGTCTCCCCGAAGAAAACGACCTAA
- a CDS encoding aminopeptidase, protein MNALKQSLEKYAALAVHTGVSVQTGQTLVINAPLSAAEFVRQIALKAYEAGAKNVHVEWNDENLTRIKYEKAPDEAFTEFPMWKAKGLEEMAEGGAAFLTIYAPNPELLKGIDPARISAANKASAMALEKYRSYLMADKACWCLISIPTEAWATKVFPDVDTEQAMAKLWDVIFQVTRVHTDNPIETWSKHNASLEKWVTYLNDKRYKQLVYEAPGTNLTIDLVENHIWVGGGAVSQEGVRFNPNMPTEEVFTMPHKDGVNGTVHSTKPLNYAGNVIDNFTLTFEKGKVVAYTAETGYETLKHLLETDEGALKLGEVALVPHDSPISNSNLIFYNTLFDENASCHLAIGSAYPTNVRNGAKLSEDELKELGANKSLVHVDFMIGSAALNIDGVTADGKREAIFRNGNWAVE, encoded by the coding sequence ATGAATGCATTAAAACAAAGCCTGGAAAAATATGCGGCACTCGCTGTTCATACCGGAGTTTCGGTACAAACAGGACAGACGCTCGTCATTAATGCTCCATTATCTGCGGCTGAATTCGTCCGCCAGATTGCGTTAAAAGCATACGAAGCGGGGGCCAAGAATGTTCATGTCGAATGGAATGATGAGAACCTGACCCGCATCAAGTATGAAAAAGCTCCGGACGAAGCTTTTACCGAGTTTCCAATGTGGAAAGCCAAAGGGCTTGAAGAGATGGCCGAAGGTGGTGCAGCGTTTCTCACCATTTATGCCCCGAATCCAGAACTGCTCAAAGGAATTGACCCGGCCCGTATCTCGGCTGCGAATAAAGCGAGTGCGATGGCGCTTGAGAAATACCGGAGCTACCTGATGGCGGATAAGGCTTGCTGGTGCCTGATCTCCATTCCAACAGAAGCATGGGCGACGAAAGTATTCCCGGATGTGGACACGGAACAGGCGATGGCAAAGTTGTGGGATGTGATATTCCAGGTAACGCGCGTGCATACGGACAATCCGATCGAGACGTGGAGTAAGCATAATGCCAGTCTGGAGAAATGGGTCACGTATTTGAACGACAAACGGTATAAGCAGCTGGTCTATGAAGCACCGGGCACGAACCTGACGATTGATCTAGTTGAAAATCATATCTGGGTCGGCGGAGGGGCTGTGAGTCAGGAGGGGGTACGATTTAATCCGAATATGCCGACTGAGGAAGTATTTACGATGCCACATAAAGATGGAGTGAATGGCACCGTCCACAGTACGAAGCCACTGAATTATGCGGGCAATGTCATTGATAACTTCACGCTTACATTCGAAAAAGGAAAGGTAGTCGCGTATACAGCCGAAACAGGGTATGAAACACTGAAGCACCTGCTGGAGACAGATGAAGGGGCCCTTAAGCTCGGGGAAGTCGCGCTTGTACCGCATGACTCGCCGATTTCGAATTCGAATCTGATTTTTTATAACACGCTGTTTGACGAAAATGCGTCTTGCCACCTGGCAATTGGAAGCGCCTATCCAACCAATGTACGGAACGGGGCGAAGCTGTCGGAAGACGAGTTGAAGGAGCTTGGCGCGAACAAAAGTCTTGTGCATGTCGACTTCATGATCGGTTCAGCTGCGCTCAATATTGATGGTGTGACAGCTGATGGGAAGCGAGAAGCGATTTTCCGTAACGGAAACTGGGCGGTCGAATAA
- a CDS encoding SLC13 family permease: protein MLLQNVEMFEGLSTVEQARLFGSMEKITIEPGTVIFNTGDAGDAMYIINSGEVELFASTEEGERHLLTILKEGEVFGEMSLLTGNPRSASGIAASSTVLFKMGTDTFHQLMLENNTISTYLSRLLCQRLAQTNSSLQRSKDSQVKQVLEALSTLPELLQDTVLTLSLLPGATPSLLTHYFKHDSAIQQIYEYKPVYQDLIVHEYEAGVEWFYVDPAIQLVLRDMYASRFGSSQKEAVLDKAVHYFLAHQQLPYAVQTYIQSTEWEKACGVVEKQLDCDSISLEEKEQVGVLLVACPKDILFRHEAILFLLLEAQLHRNLAAGFSLVEDALSNIQLYFSDQQAAQLYEYAAAFSKKLGYPQKALEYLNMAYSLASELTESSSRRQKADQGEGQDREYALSKLNFENMWRLARAEKAGQLFNKSGLSILFTILFSCLCLGYFSQAEPFSGLSHKGMLFVGLSLTAMAFWIVDVIPDYIVALLLAMSWSLTGLVKMDTVLSGFSNPVWLYMMGILALGAAISHSGLLYRLSLHMLKLFPKSYRGQMMGLMISGIVFNPLLPSSSAKVVLASPIALSISEAMGFANRSRGSAGLGLTAMVSYGYLSPFFLTASSLNVLAMGLIPNLSVSWGQWFWYALPAFLVFTVGMFVANLFLFRPGSEGKAMSAAMLDEQLTILGSLTKEEKITLWTMTGTIGMLMLESWHHIESVWIMLTGFSVLVITGVLDSRTLKSGIDWPFMLFNGVALAFATVASELGVVKWLTSLFAHFLEPFTGSPYLFIPAVAVTVFLVTFIVRDDPAVILLVISLAPLCEQVGIHPWLLLFVILLTSDPFFFTYQSPSYLLAYYSTEERAFSHRQGQKVAICYALFAVLAVVVSIPFWQWIGLIR, encoded by the coding sequence ATGTTACTACAAAATGTAGAGATGTTCGAAGGTCTTTCTACTGTCGAGCAAGCCCGGCTGTTCGGAAGTATGGAGAAAATAACGATAGAACCGGGTACCGTTATTTTCAACACAGGGGATGCCGGAGATGCGATGTATATCATTAATAGCGGAGAAGTAGAGTTGTTCGCCAGTACAGAAGAAGGGGAACGGCATCTGCTTACGATTTTGAAGGAGGGGGAAGTATTTGGCGAAATGTCGCTGTTAACAGGAAACCCCCGTTCCGCATCAGGGATTGCCGCAAGTTCAACGGTCCTCTTCAAGATGGGGACAGACACCTTTCATCAGTTAATGTTGGAAAATAATACGATTTCCACCTACCTCTCCCGGCTCTTATGCCAGCGACTGGCGCAGACGAACAGCAGTCTGCAGCGCTCCAAAGACTCACAGGTGAAACAGGTACTTGAAGCACTTTCTACTTTACCAGAGCTTTTGCAAGATACGGTTCTGACTCTCTCCTTATTGCCAGGGGCTACCCCTTCACTTCTTACCCACTATTTCAAGCATGATTCAGCCATTCAGCAAATTTATGAGTATAAACCTGTCTATCAAGATCTGATTGTCCATGAGTATGAAGCGGGAGTCGAATGGTTTTATGTCGATCCGGCTATCCAGCTGGTTCTTAGGGATATGTACGCTTCACGTTTTGGAAGTAGCCAGAAAGAAGCGGTGTTGGATAAGGCAGTTCACTACTTTCTTGCCCATCAGCAGCTTCCGTATGCGGTGCAGACATACATTCAGAGTACAGAATGGGAGAAGGCGTGCGGTGTTGTTGAGAAACAGCTTGATTGTGATTCGATCAGCCTGGAGGAGAAAGAACAGGTGGGTGTGTTGCTTGTAGCGTGCCCAAAAGACATACTGTTCCGTCATGAAGCGATTCTTTTTTTACTGCTAGAAGCGCAGCTTCATAGAAATCTAGCTGCTGGATTTTCACTCGTAGAAGATGCGCTTTCGAATATCCAACTGTATTTTTCTGATCAACAGGCGGCTCAGCTGTATGAATACGCAGCTGCATTCAGCAAAAAGCTCGGTTATCCGCAAAAAGCATTGGAGTACCTCAATATGGCATACAGTCTTGCTTCCGAATTGACCGAGTCTTCTTCGCGTCGACAGAAGGCAGATCAAGGGGAAGGGCAAGATCGGGAGTATGCATTATCTAAGCTTAATTTTGAGAATATGTGGCGTCTTGCACGAGCGGAGAAAGCAGGCCAGCTGTTTAATAAAAGTGGTCTCAGCATTCTTTTTACCATCTTGTTCAGCTGTTTATGTCTCGGGTATTTCAGTCAGGCAGAGCCGTTTTCGGGGTTGTCACATAAAGGCATGCTGTTCGTTGGCCTGTCTCTGACCGCGATGGCGTTCTGGATTGTAGATGTGATTCCAGACTATATTGTGGCGCTTCTGCTAGCCATGTCATGGTCGCTTACCGGGCTGGTAAAGATGGATACCGTATTATCAGGTTTTAGTAACCCTGTTTGGCTGTATATGATGGGCATTCTAGCGCTTGGCGCTGCGATCTCTCACTCAGGTCTCCTGTACCGATTATCTCTGCATATGCTGAAGCTGTTTCCGAAAAGCTATCGGGGCCAGATGATGGGTCTGATGATAAGTGGGATTGTATTTAATCCACTTCTTCCGTCTTCTTCTGCGAAAGTTGTGCTCGCAAGTCCGATTGCCTTAAGTATTAGTGAGGCGATGGGCTTTGCCAATCGTTCGAGGGGGTCGGCTGGGCTCGGATTGACAGCTATGGTGTCGTATGGGTATTTATCGCCCTTTTTCCTGACGGCATCAAGCTTGAATGTACTGGCGATGGGGCTAATTCCAAATCTTTCGGTATCGTGGGGGCAATGGTTCTGGTATGCGCTTCCGGCGTTTCTCGTGTTTACGGTCGGGATGTTTGTGGCGAATCTTTTTTTATTCCGACCAGGATCAGAAGGGAAAGCGATGTCGGCAGCGATGCTAGATGAGCAGCTCACCATTCTTGGCAGTCTGACGAAGGAAGAGAAAATTACACTTTGGACGATGACGGGGACGATTGGGATGCTGATGCTGGAATCGTGGCATCACATCGAAAGTGTCTGGATCATGCTAACTGGTTTTTCTGTTCTTGTGATAACAGGGGTGCTGGACAGCCGTACGTTGAAAAGCGGGATTGACTGGCCGTTCATGCTGTTTAATGGGGTAGCCCTTGCGTTTGCGACCGTGGCTTCTGAGCTTGGAGTGGTGAAGTGGTTAACCAGCTTGTTTGCACATTTCCTGGAACCATTTACAGGTTCGCCATATTTGTTTATTCCAGCGGTTGCGGTGACGGTGTTTCTTGTGACGTTTATTGTTCGGGATGATCCGGCGGTTATTCTGCTTGTGATCTCGCTTGCTCCGTTGTGTGAGCAAGTAGGAATTCATCCGTGGCTGCTTTTGTTTGTCATTCTATTGACGTCTGATCCTTTCTTTTTTACATATCAGTCGCCTTCTTATCTGCTTGCGTATTATAGTACGGAGGAGCGGGCGTTTAGTCATAGGCAGGGGCAAAAGGTGGCGATATGTTATGCTTTGTTCGCGGTGCTAGCGGTGGTCGTGTCGATCCCGTTCTGGCAGTGGATTGGGTTGATTCGATAG